From Elaeis guineensis isolate ETL-2024a chromosome 16, EG11, whole genome shotgun sequence, a single genomic window includes:
- the LOC105059411 gene encoding protein IQ-DOMAIN 32 isoform X2, which yields MGRSKRSCLKMIACNGGGDVNDDDDDISMAESKTSSDKRRWSFRKRSARHRVLSNSVVSEPVSVSYNKESIEVPTNNFDSPIYSSIPGKKPIDQKINETFPLPSAVVNSEVANPLATNENSTANDINLDESVVIVIQAATRGYLARRGLQKLKSVVKLQAAVRGHLVRRQAIGTLRCVQSIVKLQAFVRTRRKCQLVEMLAAQENKLQEKENSCIKPNKTYSSTKILLSNGFARQLLEATPKKKPICIKCDTSKSDDSTWKWLERWMAVTSSDIGQQLEKKLNQGCQGQEENTELVDYEARKEVPTAVFMSSDAEFASEEIRVLANGKGVVTAKNSGTLKFEAPVSVLNNFSISLVNDDQENPQFRNEAWDITQENHMKVENVNETITDSLSSQKHLKSNSAEKIVLDDVSEKLDFDCNSLKNSSKSAFFEPVGTEGKKLVQGLRKPFNPAFTAAQSTFEALTSCSSISNCSNSSYQDATAKSNLNSYCFQVDASKESKDISFTENSVSCNRRVQIAASECSTEISISSILDSPDRSETEGGEIVLEIGALEKGHYDVSGDADTDLNLIKMKSEGKKSFDSVVLQPQQLEESAGNLLNSAAADDVVQVGQRPAEPTTSDMLTQLGNSVDSHIRLSLEGTSKSRTTVTESHGTPSSKISVNVKKSKNNDNMPIQKQRSQLAGKSSPSNPNNDSGGRTEHLTRDSKNAKRRNSLGMAKPDHVDHEHRISSSNSLPSYMQATESARAKAYASISPKLSPDVHDNHMKKRHSLPIENGKEGSSPRMQRSTSQAQQNSKGNATHSPHNSAERRWQR from the exons ATGGGGAGATCGAAGAGATCCTGCTTGAAGATGATTGCTTGCAATGGCGGCGGGGATGTGAATGATGACGACGACGATATTTCGATGGCCGAG AGCAAAACTTCATCAGATAAACGCCGGTGGAGTTTCCGAAAGAGATCAGCCAGGCACAGAGTGCTAAGCAACAGTGTGGTCTCAGAACCTGTGTCTGTCAGCTATAACAAGGAAAGCATAGAAGTCCCGACGAATAACTTTGATTCTCCAATATATTCTTCTATCCCAGGAAAAAAACCCATAGACCAAAAAATAAATGAAACCTTTCCCTTACCATCTGCTGTTGTGAATTCTGAAGTAGCTAATCCGCTGGCAACTAATGAAAATTCCACTGCCAATGACATCAACCTTGATGAATCTGTTGTTATTGTCATTCAGGCTGCCACTCGGGGATACTTG GCTAGGAGAGGATTACAAAAACTTAAAAGTGTTGTCAAGTTGCAAGCTGCTGTACGTGGACATCTGGTTAGAAGACAGGCCATTGGAACATTGCGTTGTGTCCAATCCATTGTAAAATTGCAAGCATTTGTGCGAACTCGTCGTAAATGTCAATTAGTTGAGATGTTAGCCGCACAAGAGAATAAGCTCCAG GAGAAGGAAAATTCTTGCATAAAACCAAACAAAACATATTCCTCAACTAAGATACTCCTTTCAAATGGATTTGCTCGTCAG CTTTTGGAGGCTACACCAAAGAAAAAACCCATTTGCATAAAATGTGATACTTCAAAATCTGATGATTCAACATGGAAATGGTTGGAGAGGTGGATGGCCGTAACTTCATCAGATATAGGGCAGCAACTTGAGAAAAAGTTGAATCAGGGTTGTCAAGGACAAGAAGAAAACACGGAGTTGGTTGATTATGAAGCAAGAAAAGAGGTCCCAACTGCAGTCTTTATGTCATCTGATGCAGAGTTTGCTTCAGAGGAAATAAGGGTGCTAGCTAATGGCAAAGGGGTTGTAACAGCTAAAAATTCTGGTACGTTGAAGTTTGAGGCTCCAGTATCTGTTCTAAATAATTTCTCAATTTCATTAGTTAATGATGACCAGGAAAACCCTCAGTTCAGAAATGAGGCTTGGGATATTACACAAGAGAATCATATGAAGGTTGAAAATGTTAATGAAACAATTACAGATTCTCTCTCAAGTCAAAAGCATTTGAAATCAAATTCAGCTGAAAAAATAGTACTTGATGATGTTTCTGAGAAGCTTGATTTTGACTGCAATAGCCTGAAGAATTCTTCTAAAAGTGCATTTTTTGAACCAGTAGGAACTGAAGGAAAGAAGCTTGTACAGGGGCTGAGAAAACCATTCAATCCAGCATTTACTGCTGCACAGTCAACATTTGAAGCGCTGACCTCGTGCTCTTCTATCAGCAATTGTAGTAATTCTTCTTATCAAGATGCCACAGCCAAGTCAAACTTAAATAGCTATTGTTTTCAGGTAGATGCTTCAAAAGAGAGTAAGGACATAAGCTTTACAGAGAACAGTGTATCTTGcaatcgaagagttcaaattgctGCATCAGAATGCAGCACTGAAATTTCTATCTCCTCCATACTTGACTCACCCGACAGATCTGAAACTGAGGGTGGGGAAATTGTCCTAGAAATTGGAGCTTTGGAGAAAGGGCACTATGATGTCAGTGGTGATGCTGATACTGatcttaatcttattaaaatgaaGTCTGAAGGAAAGAAGTCCTTTGATTCGGTGGTCCTTCAGCCACAACAACTAGAGGAAAGTGCTGGAAATCTACTCAACTCAGCTGCTGCTGATGATGTAGTCCAGGTGGGACAACGGCCAGCTGAGCCAACCACATCAGATATGCTGACTCAACTGGGAAATTCTGTAGATTCACATATTCGGTTATCACTGGAAGGAACCTCCAAAAGCCGTACAACAGTCACCGAGTCACACGGAACACCATCAAGTAAGATATCTGTAAATGTTAAAAAGAGCAAAAACAATGATAATATGCCTATTCAAAAGCAAAGGTCTCAATTGGCAGGCAAGAGTTCACCATCTAATCCAAACAATGATTCAGGTGGAAGGACTGAACATTTGACAAGGGATTCAAAGAATGCAAAGAGGCGGAACTCATTGGGGATGGCTAAACCAGATCATGTTGATCATGAACACAGGATCAGCAGTAGCAATTCCCTTCCAAGTTACATGCAAGCCACCGAGTCAGCAAGGGCCAAGGCCTATGCGAGTATTTCTCCAAAATTAAGCCCTGATGTGCATGATAATCACATGAAGAAAAGACATTCCTTACCTATCGAAAATGGCAAAGAAGGTTCCTCCCCACGCATGCAGAGGTCAACATCACAAGCACAACAGAATTCAAAGGGCAATGCCACTCATTCTCCTCACAATTCTGCGG AGAGGAGATGGCAAAGGTGA
- the LOC105059411 gene encoding protein IQ-DOMAIN 32 isoform X5, whose product MGRSKRSCLKMIACNGGGDVNDDDDDISMAESKTSSDKRRWSFRKRSARHRVLSNSVVSEPVSVSYNKESIEVPTNNFDSPIYSSIPGKKPIDQKINETFPLPSAVVNSEVANPLATNENSTANDINLDESVVIVIQAATRGYLARRGLQKLKSVVKLQAAVRGHLVRRQAIGTLRCVQSIVKLQAFVRTRRKCQLVEMLAAQENKLQVHAKRSRLLEKENSCIKPNKTYSSTKILLSNGFARQLLEATPKKKPICIKCDTSKSDDSTWKWLERWMAVTSSDIGQQLEKKLNQGCQGQEENTELVDYEARKEVPTAVFMSSDAEFASEEIRVLANGKGVVTAKNSGTEGKKLVQGLRKPFNPAFTAAQSTFEALTSCSSISNCSNSSYQDATAKSNLNSYCFQVDASKESKDISFTENSVSCNRRVQIAASECSTEISISSILDSPDRSETEGGEIVLEIGALEKGHYDVSGDADTDLNLIKMKSEGKKSFDSVVLQPQQLEESAGNLLNSAAADDVVQVGQRPAEPTTSDMLTQLGNSVDSHIRLSLEGTSKSRTTVTESHGTPSSKISVNVKKSKNNDNMPIQKQRSQLAGKSSPSNPNNDSGGRTEHLTRDSKNAKRRNSLGMAKPDHVDHEHRISSSNSLPSYMQATESARAKAYASISPKLSPDVHDNHMKKRHSLPIENGKEGSSPRMQRSTSQAQQNSKGNATHSPHNSAERRWQR is encoded by the exons ATGGGGAGATCGAAGAGATCCTGCTTGAAGATGATTGCTTGCAATGGCGGCGGGGATGTGAATGATGACGACGACGATATTTCGATGGCCGAG AGCAAAACTTCATCAGATAAACGCCGGTGGAGTTTCCGAAAGAGATCAGCCAGGCACAGAGTGCTAAGCAACAGTGTGGTCTCAGAACCTGTGTCTGTCAGCTATAACAAGGAAAGCATAGAAGTCCCGACGAATAACTTTGATTCTCCAATATATTCTTCTATCCCAGGAAAAAAACCCATAGACCAAAAAATAAATGAAACCTTTCCCTTACCATCTGCTGTTGTGAATTCTGAAGTAGCTAATCCGCTGGCAACTAATGAAAATTCCACTGCCAATGACATCAACCTTGATGAATCTGTTGTTATTGTCATTCAGGCTGCCACTCGGGGATACTTG GCTAGGAGAGGATTACAAAAACTTAAAAGTGTTGTCAAGTTGCAAGCTGCTGTACGTGGACATCTGGTTAGAAGACAGGCCATTGGAACATTGCGTTGTGTCCAATCCATTGTAAAATTGCAAGCATTTGTGCGAACTCGTCGTAAATGTCAATTAGTTGAGATGTTAGCCGCACAAGAGAATAAGCTCCAGGTACATGCCAAGAGATCAAGACTATTG GAGAAGGAAAATTCTTGCATAAAACCAAACAAAACATATTCCTCAACTAAGATACTCCTTTCAAATGGATTTGCTCGTCAG CTTTTGGAGGCTACACCAAAGAAAAAACCCATTTGCATAAAATGTGATACTTCAAAATCTGATGATTCAACATGGAAATGGTTGGAGAGGTGGATGGCCGTAACTTCATCAGATATAGGGCAGCAACTTGAGAAAAAGTTGAATCAGGGTTGTCAAGGACAAGAAGAAAACACGGAGTTGGTTGATTATGAAGCAAGAAAAGAGGTCCCAACTGCAGTCTTTATGTCATCTGATGCAGAGTTTGCTTCAGAGGAAATAAGGGTGCTAGCTAATGGCAAAGGGGTTGTAACAGCTAAAAATTCTG GAACTGAAGGAAAGAAGCTTGTACAGGGGCTGAGAAAACCATTCAATCCAGCATTTACTGCTGCACAGTCAACATTTGAAGCGCTGACCTCGTGCTCTTCTATCAGCAATTGTAGTAATTCTTCTTATCAAGATGCCACAGCCAAGTCAAACTTAAATAGCTATTGTTTTCAGGTAGATGCTTCAAAAGAGAGTAAGGACATAAGCTTTACAGAGAACAGTGTATCTTGcaatcgaagagttcaaattgctGCATCAGAATGCAGCACTGAAATTTCTATCTCCTCCATACTTGACTCACCCGACAGATCTGAAACTGAGGGTGGGGAAATTGTCCTAGAAATTGGAGCTTTGGAGAAAGGGCACTATGATGTCAGTGGTGATGCTGATACTGatcttaatcttattaaaatgaaGTCTGAAGGAAAGAAGTCCTTTGATTCGGTGGTCCTTCAGCCACAACAACTAGAGGAAAGTGCTGGAAATCTACTCAACTCAGCTGCTGCTGATGATGTAGTCCAGGTGGGACAACGGCCAGCTGAGCCAACCACATCAGATATGCTGACTCAACTGGGAAATTCTGTAGATTCACATATTCGGTTATCACTGGAAGGAACCTCCAAAAGCCGTACAACAGTCACCGAGTCACACGGAACACCATCAAGTAAGATATCTGTAAATGTTAAAAAGAGCAAAAACAATGATAATATGCCTATTCAAAAGCAAAGGTCTCAATTGGCAGGCAAGAGTTCACCATCTAATCCAAACAATGATTCAGGTGGAAGGACTGAACATTTGACAAGGGATTCAAAGAATGCAAAGAGGCGGAACTCATTGGGGATGGCTAAACCAGATCATGTTGATCATGAACACAGGATCAGCAGTAGCAATTCCCTTCCAAGTTACATGCAAGCCACCGAGTCAGCAAGGGCCAAGGCCTATGCGAGTATTTCTCCAAAATTAAGCCCTGATGTGCATGATAATCACATGAAGAAAAGACATTCCTTACCTATCGAAAATGGCAAAGAAGGTTCCTCCCCACGCATGCAGAGGTCAACATCACAAGCACAACAGAATTCAAAGGGCAATGCCACTCATTCTCCTCACAATTCTGCGG AGAGGAGATGGCAAAGGTGA
- the LOC105059411 gene encoding protein IQ-DOMAIN 32 isoform X4 codes for MGRSKRSCLKMIACNGGGDVNDDDDDISMAESKTSSDKRRWSFRKRSARHRVLSNSVVSEPVSVSYNKESIEVPTNNFDSPIYSSIPGKKPIDQKINETFPLPSAVVNSEVANPLATNENSTANDINLDESVVIVIQAATRGYLARRGLQKLKSVVKLQAAVRGHLVRRQAIGTLRCVQSIVKLQAFVRTRRKCQLVEMLAAQENKLQVHAKRSRLLEKENSCIKPNKTYSSTKILLSNGFARQLLEATPKKKPICIKCDTSKSDDSTWKWLERWMAVTSSDIGQQLEKKLNQGCQGQEENTELVDYEARKEVPTAVFMSSDAEFASEEIRVLANGKGVVTAKNSVGTEGKKLVQGLRKPFNPAFTAAQSTFEALTSCSSISNCSNSSYQDATAKSNLNSYCFQVDASKESKDISFTENSVSCNRRVQIAASECSTEISISSILDSPDRSETEGGEIVLEIGALEKGHYDVSGDADTDLNLIKMKSEGKKSFDSVVLQPQQLEESAGNLLNSAAADDVVQVGQRPAEPTTSDMLTQLGNSVDSHIRLSLEGTSKSRTTVTESHGTPSSKISVNVKKSKNNDNMPIQKQRSQLAGKSSPSNPNNDSGGRTEHLTRDSKNAKRRNSLGMAKPDHVDHEHRISSSNSLPSYMQATESARAKAYASISPKLSPDVHDNHMKKRHSLPIENGKEGSSPRMQRSTSQAQQNSKGNATHSPHNSAERRWQR; via the exons ATGGGGAGATCGAAGAGATCCTGCTTGAAGATGATTGCTTGCAATGGCGGCGGGGATGTGAATGATGACGACGACGATATTTCGATGGCCGAG AGCAAAACTTCATCAGATAAACGCCGGTGGAGTTTCCGAAAGAGATCAGCCAGGCACAGAGTGCTAAGCAACAGTGTGGTCTCAGAACCTGTGTCTGTCAGCTATAACAAGGAAAGCATAGAAGTCCCGACGAATAACTTTGATTCTCCAATATATTCTTCTATCCCAGGAAAAAAACCCATAGACCAAAAAATAAATGAAACCTTTCCCTTACCATCTGCTGTTGTGAATTCTGAAGTAGCTAATCCGCTGGCAACTAATGAAAATTCCACTGCCAATGACATCAACCTTGATGAATCTGTTGTTATTGTCATTCAGGCTGCCACTCGGGGATACTTG GCTAGGAGAGGATTACAAAAACTTAAAAGTGTTGTCAAGTTGCAAGCTGCTGTACGTGGACATCTGGTTAGAAGACAGGCCATTGGAACATTGCGTTGTGTCCAATCCATTGTAAAATTGCAAGCATTTGTGCGAACTCGTCGTAAATGTCAATTAGTTGAGATGTTAGCCGCACAAGAGAATAAGCTCCAGGTACATGCCAAGAGATCAAGACTATTG GAGAAGGAAAATTCTTGCATAAAACCAAACAAAACATATTCCTCAACTAAGATACTCCTTTCAAATGGATTTGCTCGTCAG CTTTTGGAGGCTACACCAAAGAAAAAACCCATTTGCATAAAATGTGATACTTCAAAATCTGATGATTCAACATGGAAATGGTTGGAGAGGTGGATGGCCGTAACTTCATCAGATATAGGGCAGCAACTTGAGAAAAAGTTGAATCAGGGTTGTCAAGGACAAGAAGAAAACACGGAGTTGGTTGATTATGAAGCAAGAAAAGAGGTCCCAACTGCAGTCTTTATGTCATCTGATGCAGAGTTTGCTTCAGAGGAAATAAGGGTGCTAGCTAATGGCAAAGGGGTTGTAACAGCTAAAAATTCTG TAGGAACTGAAGGAAAGAAGCTTGTACAGGGGCTGAGAAAACCATTCAATCCAGCATTTACTGCTGCACAGTCAACATTTGAAGCGCTGACCTCGTGCTCTTCTATCAGCAATTGTAGTAATTCTTCTTATCAAGATGCCACAGCCAAGTCAAACTTAAATAGCTATTGTTTTCAGGTAGATGCTTCAAAAGAGAGTAAGGACATAAGCTTTACAGAGAACAGTGTATCTTGcaatcgaagagttcaaattgctGCATCAGAATGCAGCACTGAAATTTCTATCTCCTCCATACTTGACTCACCCGACAGATCTGAAACTGAGGGTGGGGAAATTGTCCTAGAAATTGGAGCTTTGGAGAAAGGGCACTATGATGTCAGTGGTGATGCTGATACTGatcttaatcttattaaaatgaaGTCTGAAGGAAAGAAGTCCTTTGATTCGGTGGTCCTTCAGCCACAACAACTAGAGGAAAGTGCTGGAAATCTACTCAACTCAGCTGCTGCTGATGATGTAGTCCAGGTGGGACAACGGCCAGCTGAGCCAACCACATCAGATATGCTGACTCAACTGGGAAATTCTGTAGATTCACATATTCGGTTATCACTGGAAGGAACCTCCAAAAGCCGTACAACAGTCACCGAGTCACACGGAACACCATCAAGTAAGATATCTGTAAATGTTAAAAAGAGCAAAAACAATGATAATATGCCTATTCAAAAGCAAAGGTCTCAATTGGCAGGCAAGAGTTCACCATCTAATCCAAACAATGATTCAGGTGGAAGGACTGAACATTTGACAAGGGATTCAAAGAATGCAAAGAGGCGGAACTCATTGGGGATGGCTAAACCAGATCATGTTGATCATGAACACAGGATCAGCAGTAGCAATTCCCTTCCAAGTTACATGCAAGCCACCGAGTCAGCAAGGGCCAAGGCCTATGCGAGTATTTCTCCAAAATTAAGCCCTGATGTGCATGATAATCACATGAAGAAAAGACATTCCTTACCTATCGAAAATGGCAAAGAAGGTTCCTCCCCACGCATGCAGAGGTCAACATCACAAGCACAACAGAATTCAAAGGGCAATGCCACTCATTCTCCTCACAATTCTGCGG AGAGGAGATGGCAAAGGTGA
- the LOC105059411 gene encoding protein IQ-DOMAIN 32 isoform X3, with amino-acid sequence MGRSKRSCLKMIACNGGGDVNDDDDDISMAESKTSSDKRRWSFRKRSARHRVLSNSVVSEPVSVSYNKESIEVPTNNFDSPIYSSIPGKKPIDQKINETFPLPSAVVNSEVANPLATNENSTANDINLDESVVIVIQAATRGYLARRGLQKLKSVVKLQAAVRGHLVRRQAIGTLRCVQSIVKLQAFVRTRRKCQLVEMLAAQENKLQVHAKRSRLLEKENSCIKPNKTYSSTKILLSNGFARQLLEATPKKKPICIKCDTSKSDDSTWKWLERWMAVTSSDIGQQLEKKLNQGCQGQEENTELVDYEARKEVPTAVFMSSDAEFASEEIRVLANGKGVVTAKNSGTLKFEAPVSVLNNFSISLVNDDQENPQFRNEAWDITQENHMKVENVNETITDSLSSQKHLKSNSAEKIVLDDVSEKLDFDCNSLKNSSKSAFFEPVGTEGKKLVQGLRKPFNPAFTAAQSTFEALTSCSSISNCSNSSYQDATAKSNLNSYCFQVDASKESKDISFTENSVSCNRRVQIAASECSTEISISSILDSPDRSETEGGEIVLEIGALEKGHYDVSGDADTDLNLIKMKSEGKKSFDSVVLQPQQLEESAGNLLNSAAADDVVQVGQRPAEPTTSDMLTQLGNSVDSHIRLSLEGTSKSRTTVTESHGTPSSGRTEHLTRDSKNAKRRNSLGMAKPDHVDHEHRISSSNSLPSYMQATESARAKAYASISPKLSPDVHDNHMKKRHSLPIENGKEGSSPRMQRSTSQAQQNSKGNATHSPHNSAERRWQR; translated from the exons ATGGGGAGATCGAAGAGATCCTGCTTGAAGATGATTGCTTGCAATGGCGGCGGGGATGTGAATGATGACGACGACGATATTTCGATGGCCGAG AGCAAAACTTCATCAGATAAACGCCGGTGGAGTTTCCGAAAGAGATCAGCCAGGCACAGAGTGCTAAGCAACAGTGTGGTCTCAGAACCTGTGTCTGTCAGCTATAACAAGGAAAGCATAGAAGTCCCGACGAATAACTTTGATTCTCCAATATATTCTTCTATCCCAGGAAAAAAACCCATAGACCAAAAAATAAATGAAACCTTTCCCTTACCATCTGCTGTTGTGAATTCTGAAGTAGCTAATCCGCTGGCAACTAATGAAAATTCCACTGCCAATGACATCAACCTTGATGAATCTGTTGTTATTGTCATTCAGGCTGCCACTCGGGGATACTTG GCTAGGAGAGGATTACAAAAACTTAAAAGTGTTGTCAAGTTGCAAGCTGCTGTACGTGGACATCTGGTTAGAAGACAGGCCATTGGAACATTGCGTTGTGTCCAATCCATTGTAAAATTGCAAGCATTTGTGCGAACTCGTCGTAAATGTCAATTAGTTGAGATGTTAGCCGCACAAGAGAATAAGCTCCAGGTACATGCCAAGAGATCAAGACTATTG GAGAAGGAAAATTCTTGCATAAAACCAAACAAAACATATTCCTCAACTAAGATACTCCTTTCAAATGGATTTGCTCGTCAG CTTTTGGAGGCTACACCAAAGAAAAAACCCATTTGCATAAAATGTGATACTTCAAAATCTGATGATTCAACATGGAAATGGTTGGAGAGGTGGATGGCCGTAACTTCATCAGATATAGGGCAGCAACTTGAGAAAAAGTTGAATCAGGGTTGTCAAGGACAAGAAGAAAACACGGAGTTGGTTGATTATGAAGCAAGAAAAGAGGTCCCAACTGCAGTCTTTATGTCATCTGATGCAGAGTTTGCTTCAGAGGAAATAAGGGTGCTAGCTAATGGCAAAGGGGTTGTAACAGCTAAAAATTCTGGTACGTTGAAGTTTGAGGCTCCAGTATCTGTTCTAAATAATTTCTCAATTTCATTAGTTAATGATGACCAGGAAAACCCTCAGTTCAGAAATGAGGCTTGGGATATTACACAAGAGAATCATATGAAGGTTGAAAATGTTAATGAAACAATTACAGATTCTCTCTCAAGTCAAAAGCATTTGAAATCAAATTCAGCTGAAAAAATAGTACTTGATGATGTTTCTGAGAAGCTTGATTTTGACTGCAATAGCCTGAAGAATTCTTCTAAAAGTGCATTTTTTGAACCAGTAGGAACTGAAGGAAAGAAGCTTGTACAGGGGCTGAGAAAACCATTCAATCCAGCATTTACTGCTGCACAGTCAACATTTGAAGCGCTGACCTCGTGCTCTTCTATCAGCAATTGTAGTAATTCTTCTTATCAAGATGCCACAGCCAAGTCAAACTTAAATAGCTATTGTTTTCAGGTAGATGCTTCAAAAGAGAGTAAGGACATAAGCTTTACAGAGAACAGTGTATCTTGcaatcgaagagttcaaattgctGCATCAGAATGCAGCACTGAAATTTCTATCTCCTCCATACTTGACTCACCCGACAGATCTGAAACTGAGGGTGGGGAAATTGTCCTAGAAATTGGAGCTTTGGAGAAAGGGCACTATGATGTCAGTGGTGATGCTGATACTGatcttaatcttattaaaatgaaGTCTGAAGGAAAGAAGTCCTTTGATTCGGTGGTCCTTCAGCCACAACAACTAGAGGAAAGTGCTGGAAATCTACTCAACTCAGCTGCTGCTGATGATGTAGTCCAGGTGGGACAACGGCCAGCTGAGCCAACCACATCAGATATGCTGACTCAACTGGGAAATTCTGTAGATTCACATATTCGGTTATCACTGGAAGGAACCTCCAAAAGCCGTACAACAGTCACCGAGTCACACGGAACACCATCAA GTGGAAGGACTGAACATTTGACAAGGGATTCAAAGAATGCAAAGAGGCGGAACTCATTGGGGATGGCTAAACCAGATCATGTTGATCATGAACACAGGATCAGCAGTAGCAATTCCCTTCCAAGTTACATGCAAGCCACCGAGTCAGCAAGGGCCAAGGCCTATGCGAGTATTTCTCCAAAATTAAGCCCTGATGTGCATGATAATCACATGAAGAAAAGACATTCCTTACCTATCGAAAATGGCAAAGAAGGTTCCTCCCCACGCATGCAGAGGTCAACATCACAAGCACAACAGAATTCAAAGGGCAATGCCACTCATTCTCCTCACAATTCTGCGG AGAGGAGATGGCAAAGGTGA